The window TGTGCCGGAATATGATCCGCGCGTGCGAACAGCCTGTCGCCTGCGCGGCTTCGACATATGGAAGCTCGCGAATGAGAAGTGCCGCCGAGCGGACGACGCGCTGAATCGACGGAACCATCGGCAACGCGATCGCGATGACCAGATTAATGTCGAGTCCACCGACCACGTGCCGTCCGAGAATCGCGACGATGACCAGCGCGAGCACGATGACCGGAATTGCCTGCATCACATCCATCACGCGCTGCACGAGCATATCCATCTTGCCGGAGAAGTATGCGGACGACACTCCAATGATCGTTCCCAGCGTCGCAGACGTAAACGATGCAATGAAACCGACGGAAAGCGCCGTCCGCGCGCCGTAGATGATTCGCGAAAAGACGTCGCGCCCGAACGCGTCGGTGCCGAGCCAGTGGTGCGGTCCCGGCCGTGCTAACATCGCACCGTAATCGACCGCGATCGGATCGAACGGGGCTACCCATTTTGCAAAGATAGCCGCAAATGCCATGAGCAGGATGACAACTAAGCCAAGTGTTCCAAGCGGCTGACGGATGACGAAGTTCGCGACGAATCCGCTTCGTCTCTCAAGACCGATCGTCGACATCAGTTGTAC of the Candidatus Baltobacteraceae bacterium genome contains:
- a CDS encoding ABC transporter permease, which produces MSTIGLERRSGFVANFVIRQPLGTLGLVVILLMAFAAIFAKWVAPFDPIAVDYGAMLARPGPHHWLGTDAFGRDVFSRIIYGARTALSVGFIASFTSATLGTIIGVSSAYFSGKMDMLVQRVMDVMQAIPVIVLALVIVAILGRHVVGGLDINLVIAIALPMVPSIQRVVRSAALLIRELPYVEAAQATGCSHARIIFRHMIPNVAAPYLIMLTTFMAQAIIAEASLSFLGLGVAEPTPSWGLMLSGSAADFYAQAPWMIVFPGLAISIAVLAFNVLGDALRDYLDPR